A part of Patescibacteria group bacterium genomic DNA contains:
- a CDS encoding SDR family oxidoreductase: MKTILITGANRGLGLEMVRQYLETGWRVFACCRSPGDARELKSLSVPQLQIFKLDVSLDQDIFNLSSQLHNQPIDILVNNAGILKTYHPNSQKLNRASWLESFQINTISPVVMAKAFAPLIALSQHKLIVNISSNLGSISSVSDPKYLFYGSSKAALNYVTKSLTVSLMPQGISVISIHPGWVKTDMGGEEATLFPEESITSIRKLLEKMSINNSGSFYSYTGEIIDY; encoded by the coding sequence ATGAAAACGATTTTAATTACAGGTGCAAACCGAGGATTAGGGTTGGAAATGGTCAGACAGTATTTAGAAACTGGCTGGCGGGTATTTGCCTGTTGTCGCTCGCCTGGTGATGCACGCGAGCTTAAATCTTTATCAGTTCCCCAACTTCAAATATTTAAGCTAGATGTTAGTCTCGATCAGGATATTTTCAATTTGTCGTCGCAATTACATAATCAACCAATTGATATTCTTGTGAATAATGCTGGAATTCTAAAAACTTATCATCCTAATTCTCAGAAATTAAATCGCGCATCCTGGTTAGAAAGCTTCCAAATAAATACTATTTCTCCTGTGGTTATGGCTAAAGCCTTTGCTCCACTGATTGCTCTAAGTCAACATAAGCTCATTGTAAATATTTCTAGTAACCTCGGTAGTATCAGTTCAGTTTCGGACCCTAAGTATTTATTTTATGGATCGAGTAAAGCAGCATTGAATTATGTCACCAAGAGTTTGACTGTAAGCCTTATGCCTCAAGGAATAAGCGTTATTTCCATACATCCAGGTTGGGTTAAAACAGATATGGGAGGGGAGGAAGCAACCCTCTTCCCAGAAGAAAGCATCACCAGCATAAGAAAGCTATTGGAAAAGATGAGTATAAATAATAGTGGTAGTTTTTATAGCTATACCGGTGAAATTATCGATTACTAA